The window TTTGATGATTCACCAATTAAGCCGTGAAGGATACCAATGACACTTACAAGGGTTCCTAAGATGCCCATAATACCTATACCGTAAACAACTGCCTTATGACCTCTGTCTGCAAAGGCTGACATACTTACAGCAGCTAGAAACAGAATGCACGCCAGTATACCCAGCACAAAGGATACGATACCAAATCCTGATTGTTTTTTGCTATTAAGCCGTAACGTTATTTTTCTATCATCCATCTTTCATCTTCCTACTTTTTATTATATGAACTATTTATCGTGGTAAGCTAAGTCCCCTTGAGGAAACAGGTATAGAAAAGCCTGCATAGTTTATATACCATATAGCCAATAAGTCCACCAAGTGTATTTAAAATAATATCATCCACATCAAAACGGCCTACAGAATATCGATATTGCGTGATTTCAACAATAAAACTCATCAAA is drawn from Vallitalea pronyensis and contains these coding sequences:
- a CDS encoding DUF6142 family protein, with translation MDDRKITLRLNSKKQSGFGIVSFVLGILACILFLAAVSMSAFADRGHKAVVYGIGIMGILGTLVSVIGILHGLIGESSKDTFKTFAHIGIGINLTMLIIHGYIIYSGYFS